In Melospiza georgiana isolate bMelGeo1 chromosome 8, bMelGeo1.pri, whole genome shotgun sequence, one genomic interval encodes:
- the GDF2 gene encoding growth/differentiation factor 2, with amino-acid sequence MCCFGVLAALSVFNIIACLTRGKPVEDWDRLSGMGKSDAHFHPGEAEDETHFNFKSFLENMKMDLLRSLNLSRVPSQVKTKEEPPQFMIDLYNRYAADKSSIPASNIVRSFSTEDVVSLDSPEENPFQKHILFFNISIPQYEEITRAELRIYISCHREVGSLSRLEGNMVIYDVLDDGHWENPESTKSSLVSHNIQECGWKMFEVSSAVKRWVRADRLETKNKLEVVIETKSLSGFTCGKLDVSVTPDTKNLPLLIVFSNDRSNGTKETKVELREMIVHEQESVLKKLGKNNTSSEEEQQGEEKAITGSHLHSSRSKRSVGANHCRRTSLHVNFEEIGWDSWIIAPKDYEAFECKGGCFFPLTDNVTPTKHAIVQTLVHLQNPKKASKACCVPTKLDSISILYKDDAGVPTLIYNYEGMKVAECGCR; translated from the exons ATGTGTTGTTTTGGAGTATTAGCTGCACTGTCTGTTTTCAACATCATTGCTTGTTTGACAAGAGGCAAGCCTGTGGAAGACTGGGACAGGCTTTCAGGTATGGGAAAGTCTGATGCACACTTTCATCCTGGGGAAGCAGAAGATGAGACCCATTTCAACTTTAAATCTTTCTTGGAGAATATGAAGATGGATTTACTGAGGAGTTTGAATTTGTCAAGAGTCCCCTCACAAGTGAAGACCAAAGAAGAACCACCACAGTTCATGATTGATTTATACAACAGATATGCTGCAGACAAgtcctccatccctgcatccaatATTGTAAGGAGCTTCAGTACTGAAG ATGTTGTTTCTTTAGATTCACCAGAAGAAAACCCATTTCAGAAACACATTTTGTTCTTCAACATCTCTATTCCACAATATGAGGAAATCACCAGAGCTGAACTGAGAATTTATATCTCCTGTCACAGGGAAGTTGGGTCTCTCTCTAGGCTGGAAGGCAACATGGTAATTTATGATGTTCTAGATGATGGCCACTGGGAAAACCCAGAAAGTACCAAATCTTCCCTTGTCTCCCACAATATCCAGGAATGTGGTTGGAAGATGTTCGAAGTGTCCAGCGCTGTGAAAAGATGGGTCAGGGCAGACAGACTGGAGACTAAAAATAAGCTAGAGGTTGTTATAGAGACTAAATCTCTGAGTGGTTTTACTTGTGGGAAGCTGGATGTCAGTGTTACCCCTGACACCAAAAACCTGCCCCTGTTAATCGTGTTCTCCAATGACCGCAGCAATGGGACAAAGGAGACCAAAGTGGAGCTCCGTGAGATGATTGTTCACGAACAGGAAAGCGTGCTCAAGAAACTAGGGAAGAACAACACCTCATCTGAAGAGGaacagcagggagaggaaaaggccATCACTGGATCCCACCTACATTCCTCCAGAAGCAAGAGAAGTGTTGGAGCCAACCACTGCAGGAGAACTTCCCTCCATGTGAACTTTGAAGAGATTGGCTGGGATTCCTGGATCATTGCACCAAAAGATTATGAGGCTTTCGAGTGTAAAGGAGGCTGCTTCTTCCCTCTGACAGATAACGTCACCCCAACTAAACATGCTATTGTCCAAACCCTGGTGCatctccaaaatcccaaaaaagcCTCAAAGGCCTGTTGTGTTCCAACCAAACTGGATTCAATCTCCATTCTTTATAAAGATGATGCTGGCGTGCCCACTTTGATATATAACTATGAAGGGATGAAAGTGGCAGAATGTGGCTGCAGGTAG